The window AAGAACCGTTCGATGATGTAATCCTTCTTTCAGATGGTCAGATTGTTTATGAGGGTGCTCGTGAAGATGTGCTCCATTTTTTCGTGTACATGGGATTCAAATGTCCTGAAAGAAAGGGAATTGCAGATTTTCTACAAGAAGTTACTTCGAAGAAGGATCCATGTCAGTACTGGTGCAGAAACAGTCAACCTTATCATTATATCTCCATACCTGAGTTTTCACAGACTTTCACTTCTTTTCGAACGGGGCAACAGCTTGTTGAAGAGCTTAGAACCCCTTACCATAAATCAACGGCTCATCCTGCAGCTTTGGTAAAACAGAAACACGGAATCTCGAACTTGGTGCTTTTTCAGGGCTTGTTTCGCCAGGGAATGGCTTTTGATGAAGCGTAGCtcatttgtatatatatttaaaactaCGCAAATAACGATTATGGTGACCATAGCCTTGACGGTGTTCTTAAGAACGGAGATGAAAGCTGGAACAATGGCGAATTCTTCTAAATTTTTGGGAGCATTGTTCTTTAGTCTTATTAATGCCATGTTTAATGGGATGCAAGAGCTCGCAATGACTGTTTTTACGCTCCCTGTATTTTTCAAACAAAGGGATTCGTTATTTAATCCGGCTTGGGCTTTTTCTTTGCCAATTGGGGTCCTTCGAGTTCCGAGTTCAGTAATGGAGTCTGGTTTGTGGATCGTCTTGACATACTACAGTATTGGCTTTGCACCCTCGCCGGCAAGGTGATCACAAGTTCACAAATGATTGACTTAAGTCTctattaaaaaatttgaatcgCATCTTTACTATCAGAGACAGATTTTGATGGTGTGGCTCACTCTGTCCAACAGTATagattgaaaataatacatcttTTTAAGTGATAATTTTTTATCCTTTTTTTCCTTCAGATTTTTCAAGCAATCCCTGGCATTTTTCCGCGTACACCAGATGGCGCTTTCTTTGTTCCGTTTCATTGCAGCAGCTGGAAGAACTCAAGTTGTTGCAAACACGCTGGGACCTTCACTTTACTTTTGGTATTTGTGCAAGTAGGCTTTAATTTGTCGTTGCGAAAGGTCGATCGGTGATTCATTATTCCATCAATGATTCACATGTGTTTTTGAATAATATATATCTTGGCCGTGAAATCAAGAATCTAGTGATAAAATGCAATGTTTCCATGTCATATAGATGGCATTCAAGATTGCTGACACACTTGGTGTTATGGTAATATTATCGGGTGTTGCTGACACACTTGGTGTTATGGTAATACTGTAGAGAAAGTTACCGTAAAAATGAAAATTCAATACAACAAaaccaaaaatgaaaaaaagaaaTGCAACTTACAAGACTAAAAATGCAAATTCATTGtaggaagaaaaaaaataaattacggaattaaaaatttaatttcacATGTTGTAATATATGTGCTACGATGTTCATTCATCTTTATGCCCACACAGACACACATATCTAATTAAAGATATGAAGTATGTAATACCTGCAAATTCATTGATTATGCTTGTAAAGTAAAACGAGTAGATCCACAGAGTTTTAACTTTTTTGTAAGTAAATATTGTTGCACGTTATTTAGTTCAAAGTGTTGCCATGCATGCTTTATATATGTAAGAcacccaaaaaaataaaataaaaatcagtACATTAAATTTCGATCAATCAGGAtatcaaatgtataatttttctttttatatctGTAGATATATGGATTTTggtttaaaatttgttttgaaaatatggttttaattgattttatttcCTTAAGAATTTTACCTCCTCTTTGTCATTTTGTTTTATATAGTTTTCCGGGGTAAACAACTCACATTATTTAGACAAAAAAACagctaaaatttcttttaaaaaattattaatcctAACACAAATTTGTAGTTAAAGACTTTAACGGGACCGGACATTTTTTGTAAACTAATAATGCAAACTTCAAGAGACCGAAAACCGTCGTCTAATGTGATGTTAATTCTATGACATATAGTCCTcgacgttttttttttttttttttttttggtttccgAAACCAATTTTAGAAACATATATATCCAATAATTtgtggtaatttttaattttcacaatcaataaataaaatataatgtgTTAAAAGAGAACAAGGGTTTATGAATTTTCCCACAGATTAAAGTAAATGTAATCATCACGATCATCAATATCATCCCATTTGAATCCACTTTTCATAGCTGGTGGAGTCAGCAGCATTCCCTCCGCCATGCTATTCACGAAACCCGGCATGTTAAACACCGCCTCCTCGTCCATGAATCCGATATTCCCGTCATGATCACCACAAACATTATTTCCCCACAAATCCATCGCTTGAGCATTTGAAACCATTTCTACGGGAGTTTTTTCGGCAGGTAATTCACTCATAATACCACTAGAAGAGCTCGAACAAGAGAAATATCTAGCAGCATTTTGGATATCATCATTGGCGTTCGACGACTCGGCCCAAGGAGGGCAGACAAGAGAAGCAGAGAAATCCAGCCGCGGGACCTTACCACTCAACTTGACGGCTGCCACGTTGTCATACGCGGCGGCCACCACCAACTCAGGGTTACCGAGAGATGATCTTGTTGATTTCTTGTTGGGATCACGCACTTCAGAGAGCCTCCTGTTTATTTTCCGGCCACTCCTTTTTCTTTGCGCGGATGCAATGCTAGATGTTTCATCAGGGTTTGCTTCTGCAACAAGCTGTGCATCGTGATCAGACGATGAAGAAGATGGATTCCACCACTGGTTTGATTGATCAAAATCCATGTTTAGTAGTTCTGCATGGACAATGCAtgcaactatatatatatatatagatatatatacacacacaaaatTATATATGCATGTACACATCAATTATGCTAATAAAATGATGGAGAAATAGATTATGTTCGTCGTACGAGAACCCTACTTTGACAAGGCATAAACAAGCAACAAGTGCGCGTGTCTCTAGGAAATGGATTATGGGCACGTGGGAATTAGATGAGTTAGTGACGGTGGCTTGACCATTCAAAGCGGGCCGGGGTTTGTTTTTACGTTGAAAAAATCCAAGCACAGAACGTTGACTTTGTCAAAGCATTGAATTTTGACTCATTCAAAATTTAGATAGTGAATATATGAAAAATGGACGTATTTTCGGTTATTTTAGAAATTTATAGATTATATTCGAATTATATATAGTTTAAAGGTTGGTATGGTTTAATTTGGAAGTACTTGTGGTGGCGAATTGGGATAATATTTacataatttcaaatgaatAAAACCATAATTTTATAAGTTTTTAGTTTCAACGTATGTATCCAATTGACAAATCAAGTATGGTTTAGAATCGATCGACTTCAATTTAGCCCATTTCTTAGTTTTCCCATCCCATTATTAAGTTAACTTGACGTCTGAGTACACATGTTGCATGgcattataaaatataataattgttAACTTTTTTTAATAGTTTGTATCCAGGTTTAATTTTTCTTTGTGCATAacataatttgaaaaaaaaattaattcgtAAATATAAAAAACATCATGTACATGATTTTTGTTCACTTATGGCACAAAGATAAATACTTAAATAAatatcaaaaaaaattaaacaataaattcataaaattttaaaatataatgttTTTTCAGTATAAAACGGTATATACTGATATCGTATCGAAATATCAGTATATCGTTAAATTTCTCTTCGGCACGGTATCGGTATAAAAATTGTTTATGCCGTAAATTCGATACGATATACGGTATATAATTTTAAGTATGATAATAAACACCTAGTCGTGAATGAATGTGAAAGAAATTAAC is drawn from Primulina eburnea isolate SZY01 chromosome 10, ASM2296580v1, whole genome shotgun sequence and contains these coding sequences:
- the LOC140803663 gene encoding ethylene-responsive transcription factor ERF027-like encodes the protein MDFDQSNQWWNPSSSSSDHDAQLVAEANPDETSSIASAQRKRSGRKINRRLSEVRDPNKKSTRSSLGNPELVVAAAYDNVAAVKLSGKVPRLDFSASLVCPPWAESSNANDDIQNAARYFSCSSSSSGIMSELPAEKTPVEMVSNAQAMDLWGNNVCGDHDGNIGFMDEEAVFNMPGFVNSMAEGMLLTPPAMKSGFKWDDIDDRDDYIYFNLWENS